GCCGCCGCCACGTTCGAACGCTGGTTCGGCTTCGCCCCGCCGGAGGCTTTGACGACATGAGCTTGCGCTACCTCACGGCGGGCGAGTCGCACGGTCCGATGCTGATCGGCATCCTCGACGGGATGCCCAGCGGGCTGCGGATCGACGCCGCGACGCTGCACGCGCAGGCCAAGCGCCGCAAGCTGGGCTACGGACGCGGCAACCGCCAGAACATCGAGACCGACGAGATCCGCATCGTCGGCGGCGTGCGGCGCGGCAAGACGCTCGGGGCCCCGATCGCGCTGGTGCTCGAGAACCGCGACCACGTGCGCTGGGCCGAGATCATGCGCGTCGACGAGCCCGACGACGACGCGCCGGCCGCGCGCGCGGTCTTCATCCCCCGTCCCGGTCACGCCGACCGCGTCGGCGGCATCAAGTACGAGCTGGACGACATGCGCGACGTGCTCGAACGCGCCAGCGCGCGCGAGACCGCGATGCGCGTCGCGCTCGGCACGCTCGCGCGCACGTTCCTAGGCGCGCTGGGCGTCTCGCTGCACAGCCGCGTCGTGCGCATCGGCCGCGCCGTCGACGAGACGCCGTGGCGCGAGGTCACGCCCGACGAGGTCGACGCCTCGCCGGTGCGCGCGCTGGACGACGCCGCCGCCGCCGCGATGATCCAGGAGATCGAGCACGCCAAGGCCGCCGGCGACTCGCTCGGCGGCGTGTTCGAGGTCGTCGCGCGCGACGTGCCGATCGCGCTGGGCTCCTACGCGCAGTGGGACCGCCGGCTCGAAGGCGAGGTCGCCAAGGCCTTCATGTCGCTCAACGCGATCAAGGGTGTCGAGATCGGGCTGGGCTTCGGCGCGGCGGCGCGGCGCGGCTCGGAAGCGCACGACGCCTACGAGCCCGACCCGCATACGCGCACGCGCTATCGCACCAATCGCGCCGGCGGGATCGAAGGCGGGATGACGACCGGGCAGCCGATCGTCGTGCGCGTCGGGATGAAGCCGATCGCGACGTTGATGAATCCGCTCGACTCGGTCGACCTGCGCACCGGCGAGGCGACCAAAGCGTACATCGAGCGCAGCGACGTGTGCGCCGTACCGGCGGCGGCGGTGATCGGCGAGTCGCTCTTGGCGCTGGTGCTGGCCGACGCCGTGCTGACCAAGTTCGGCGGCGACTCGCTGGCGGAAGTCGTGGAGCGCGTGCGCGGCTGGGAGACGACGGTTCGTGCCCGCTAACGTGTGGCTGTGCGGCCCCCCCGGCGCCGGCAAGTCGAGCGTCGCGCCGCTGCTGGCGGCGCTGCGCGGGCTCGACGCGGTCGACATCGACCGGCTGGTCGAGAACGAGGACGGCCGGCGCAT
The window above is part of the Candidatus Sulfotelmatobacter sp. genome. Proteins encoded here:
- the aroC gene encoding chorismate synthase, which codes for MSLRYLTAGESHGPMLIGILDGMPSGLRIDAATLHAQAKRRKLGYGRGNRQNIETDEIRIVGGVRRGKTLGAPIALVLENRDHVRWAEIMRVDEPDDDAPAARAVFIPRPGHADRVGGIKYELDDMRDVLERASARETAMRVALGTLARTFLGALGVSLHSRVVRIGRAVDETPWREVTPDEVDASPVRALDDAAAAAMIQEIEHAKAAGDSLGGVFEVVARDVPIALGSYAQWDRRLEGEVAKAFMSLNAIKGVEIGLGFGAAARRGSEAHDAYEPDPHTRTRYRTNRAGGIEGGMTTGQPIVVRVGMKPIATLMNPLDSVDLRTGEATKAYIERSDVCAVPAAAVIGESLLALVLADAVLTKFGGDSLAEVVERVRGWETTVRAR